In Candidatus Hydrogenedentota bacterium, the following are encoded in one genomic region:
- the dnaX gene encoding DNA polymerase III subunit gamma/tau, with the protein MANDQYLVLARKWRPQAFESVVGQDHITRTLKNAITSGRIHHAFLFIGSRGIGKTTTARILAKALNCLESDKPTPEPCGECSNCASISAGNNLDVIEIDGASNNGVDDVRELRDNIRMMPTNGRYKVYIIDEVHQLSVGAFNALLKTLEEPPPHAVFILATTEAHKIPATIVSRCQRYDFRRVPIPKLIELLRNILDKEGLKATDEALHAIARAAEGGVRDSESILDELITYCNGEITFQDVFDVLGLVDWQVMHDLCDAILDKDVTRQLLIVEQVASAGKDLTQFVQELLRYFRNLLVCKTANVKELLHLPEEELAAMNQRAARVSLTNLIRLVEQFAELVNSFDSQLAQRIALEAMLIRISKVGVEVSVDTIMEKLIALGQGGIGMGAPVTMEAENTPPPAPRAKEPVAAAPKTPAPKPAETPPDPPEAEPAPPAPAAPAAPRRIEASEGNLARLWSSIIQQASEQDLSLGTWFGQGRPIALEGSTLILEAPANADNASAFMSDAKNRAAMAEILRAATTNLDSVTVRIKKAPENAPASAQRKPAVNGDLPFYPSVNPVEAREVMDDPGIAAVVNTFKGKIADVQVQAELPMESAEP; encoded by the coding sequence ATGGCAAACGATCAGTACTTGGTGCTTGCCCGGAAGTGGCGCCCCCAGGCTTTTGAAAGCGTCGTGGGCCAGGACCACATCACCCGGACCCTCAAGAACGCCATTACCTCCGGGCGCATTCACCACGCCTTCCTCTTCATCGGCTCCCGAGGCATCGGCAAGACGACCACCGCCCGAATCCTCGCCAAGGCCCTGAACTGCCTCGAAAGCGACAAGCCCACGCCCGAGCCCTGCGGCGAGTGCAGCAATTGCGCCTCCATCAGCGCCGGCAACAATCTCGACGTCATCGAGATCGACGGCGCCTCCAACAATGGTGTGGACGATGTTCGCGAATTGCGCGACAACATCCGCATGATGCCCACCAACGGTCGCTACAAGGTCTATATCATCGACGAAGTGCACCAGCTCTCCGTCGGCGCCTTTAACGCCCTGCTCAAGACGCTGGAAGAGCCGCCCCCCCACGCGGTCTTCATCCTCGCCACCACGGAAGCCCACAAGATCCCGGCCACCATCGTCTCGCGCTGCCAGCGCTACGATTTCCGCCGCGTGCCGATCCCCAAGCTCATCGAGCTCCTCCGCAACATCCTCGACAAAGAGGGCCTGAAGGCCACCGACGAGGCCCTCCACGCCATCGCCCGCGCGGCGGAAGGCGGCGTACGCGATTCGGAAAGTATCCTCGACGAACTCATCACCTACTGCAACGGCGAGATTACCTTTCAGGACGTCTTCGATGTACTCGGCCTCGTTGATTGGCAGGTCATGCACGACCTCTGCGACGCCATCCTCGACAAGGATGTCACGCGCCAGCTCCTCATCGTGGAGCAGGTGGCCTCCGCCGGCAAAGACCTCACCCAGTTCGTCCAGGAGCTGCTGCGCTATTTCCGCAACCTCCTCGTCTGCAAGACGGCCAATGTGAAGGAACTTCTTCACCTGCCGGAGGAAGAGCTCGCGGCCATGAACCAGCGCGCCGCCCGGGTCTCCCTCACGAACCTGATCCGCCTCGTGGAGCAGTTCGCCGAACTGGTCAACAGTTTTGACTCCCAGCTCGCCCAGCGCATTGCGCTGGAGGCCATGCTCATTCGCATTTCCAAGGTCGGCGTGGAAGTGTCCGTCGACACCATCATGGAAAAGCTCATCGCTCTGGGCCAGGGCGGCATCGGCATGGGCGCGCCCGTGACGATGGAAGCCGAGAACACGCCGCCACCCGCGCCACGCGCGAAAGAGCCCGTTGCCGCAGCCCCGAAAACGCCGGCCCCCAAGCCTGCGGAGACGCCACCGGACCCTCCTGAGGCCGAGCCGGCTCCACCAGCGCCCGCGGCTCCGGCAGCACCTCGGCGCATCGAAGCAAGTGAAGGCAACCTGGCCCGCCTTTGGTCCAGCATCATTCAGCAGGCCAGCGAACAGGATCTCAGCCTCGGCACCTGGTTCGGCCAGGGCCGTCCGATCGCCCTCGAAGGGAGCACCCTGATCCTGGAGGCCCCGGCCAACGCGGACAATGCCTCCGCCTTCATGAGCGATGCGAAGAACCGCGCCGCCATGGCCGAGATACTCCGCGCCGCCACGACGAATCTTGACAGCGTCACCGTGCGGATCAAGAAGGCCCCCGAGAATGCGCCCGCGAGCGCCCAGCGCAAGCCCGCGGTCAATGGCGACCTGCCCTTCTACCCTTCCGTGAACCCCGTGGAAGCCCGCGAGGTCATGGATGACCCCGGCATTGCCGCCGTGGTGAATACTTTCAAAGGCAAGATCGCCGACGTGCAGGTACAAGCCGAATTGCCCATGGAAAGCGCGGAACCCTGA
- a CDS encoding 50S ribosome-binding GTPase: protein MSESILSVLNHLETLAGYNGPWKALRNEAVLLKERVVELRTRESRLDDVLVVALVGGSGVGKSTLLNAIAGDQIALTSPMRPCTTRPMAYHPPGTELPFDTWEGVPRSALENLVLIDTPDSDSIQHEHRERTIGVLKQCDLIVLCASQEKYLDEATWSLLRPLRGQRAMVCLETKAGPQSAVREHWLGRLEEQGFQIGGYFRVNALRTLDRKLSGSAPSAEEIDFPEFDKFLSRELNRERIARIKRSNVAGLLRKATERLDDLGKKIAPELDLLEKAIGEADKTLARESLSYVSQHLFAEAHLWTYAVGRETSIRSKGIVGMTYRVAESVRNLPVRVPGLLSWGGAKDTSGRRAAEMLTDQELVQPGDRLVSERLLEDYRNAQSELALAFVRAGLVAPDGAAGLASYQAELDRRLSAVIKGPARERVKHGGRMLSRWITTAMLDAPPVAFLGYSGYVVVDNYLGAHILGVSFLVHSGTVLGIILGLELAALSGAVRFFAWLARQGSLMDLRASLLAPQLAFGAERELIRDVREKLDRIEKIKSLVMD, encoded by the coding sequence GTGTCTGAAAGCATCCTGAGTGTATTGAACCATCTCGAAACGCTGGCGGGCTACAACGGTCCCTGGAAAGCGCTGCGGAACGAAGCCGTGCTATTGAAAGAGCGCGTGGTCGAGCTGCGCACACGGGAATCGCGCCTGGACGATGTGCTCGTGGTGGCGCTGGTGGGCGGATCGGGCGTGGGGAAGTCGACGCTGCTCAATGCGATCGCGGGCGACCAGATCGCCCTGACCTCGCCCATGCGTCCCTGCACCACACGGCCCATGGCCTATCACCCGCCGGGCACCGAGCTGCCCTTCGACACGTGGGAAGGGGTGCCCCGATCCGCGTTGGAAAACCTGGTGCTCATCGACACGCCCGATTCCGACAGCATCCAGCACGAACACCGCGAGCGCACCATCGGCGTGCTCAAGCAATGCGACCTCATTGTACTTTGCGCCAGTCAGGAGAAGTACCTGGACGAGGCCACTTGGTCTCTGCTGCGACCCTTGCGCGGCCAGCGGGCCATGGTGTGCCTGGAGACCAAGGCGGGCCCCCAGAGCGCGGTGCGCGAGCACTGGCTGGGGCGGCTGGAGGAGCAAGGCTTTCAGATCGGCGGCTATTTCCGGGTGAATGCGTTGCGCACCCTGGATCGGAAGCTCTCCGGATCGGCGCCGAGCGCGGAGGAGATCGACTTTCCGGAGTTCGACAAGTTTCTGAGCCGCGAGCTGAACCGGGAGCGCATCGCGCGAATCAAGCGATCCAATGTGGCGGGCCTGCTGCGCAAGGCCACGGAGCGGCTGGACGATCTGGGGAAGAAGATTGCGCCCGAGCTGGACCTGCTGGAGAAGGCGATTGGCGAGGCGGACAAGACCCTCGCGCGGGAAAGTCTTTCCTATGTGAGTCAGCACCTTTTTGCCGAGGCGCACCTGTGGACCTATGCCGTAGGCCGGGAAACGAGCATTCGCTCCAAAGGTATCGTTGGCATGACCTACCGCGTTGCGGAGAGTGTCCGAAACCTGCCCGTGCGTGTGCCGGGACTCCTTTCGTGGGGCGGCGCGAAGGACACGAGCGGCCGGCGCGCTGCGGAGATGTTGACCGATCAGGAACTGGTCCAGCCGGGTGATCGGTTGGTATCCGAGCGGCTGCTGGAAGATTATCGCAATGCCCAGAGCGAGCTGGCTTTGGCTTTCGTGCGTGCGGGGCTGGTGGCGCCGGATGGCGCGGCGGGGCTTGCTTCGTACCAGGCGGAGCTGGACCGACGCCTGTCGGCCGTTATCAAAGGGCCTGCGCGGGAGCGGGTGAAGCACGGCGGGCGCATGTTGAGCCGGTGGATCACCACGGCCATGCTGGATGCCCCGCCAGTCGCCTTTCTGGGGTATTCCGGTTACGTGGTGGTGGACAACTACCTTGGGGCCCATATTCTGGGCGTTTCATTTCTGGTGCACAGCGGCACGGTGCTGGGGATCATTCTGGGGTTGGAGCTTGCGGCATTGTCCGGCGCGGTGCGCTTCTTTGCGTGGCTTGCCCGCCAGGGCAGTCTGATGGATCTTCGGGCGTCGTTGCTCGCGCCCCAGTTGGCCTTTGGCGCCGAGCGTGAATTAATCCGTGATGTGCGCGAGAAGCTGGACCGGATCGAGAAGATCAAGTCGCTCGTGATGGATTGA
- a CDS encoding 50S ribosome-binding GTPase, protein MMDDPLSDSLQEFNTAVHALEAAVSAQPALAQVLFDNTREWRKLLTFKLLPQLAGKDVLVAAVAGGTNTGKSTVFNLLVGSVMSPVRATAAATCRPLLVGNQLRFDQGLTGNLVPGLQARLQSRDTDPVDRTAPPDVLFMKPSKDLPDFLVLLDVPDVDSIDLINWDVAENIQAVCDVLIAVLTGEKYQDDKVIEYFRKASGSGRIILPLMNKSSADENYATARAQIEDFCEVVGITPPAFFAVPHDFTLMDSCTQPIVSLTGTAPLREYLEQLDVVETKDRVYRNTLSHFALETAVFVDRLDSVEKGLEKIEALFAGRAEAMAATYDPEPDAQVGRLLHEFIKARRGLLSRTVGNVGTAIFERVAPVGRAVGRMVQRRLTLASVASPPTPAEVRAHHARELEFRTRDFIRECAELAQSLDSPAREMLAGVFERMDVAAAVKAVEEATLKEDNISEAFRQHAEKTLASWWDDHTVRRTLLVELDALLMFAPTVVAVPLAFYTGGVGVPEVVAAVSPLAGDFFSRIMEHQFADKWFDLIAPWHVEQQARFKTALAEHVLGAGLAPLAAGRAALASPEAERIRRIHEQCLKAS, encoded by the coding sequence ATGATGGACGACCCTTTGAGCGATAGCCTTCAGGAATTTAACACCGCCGTGCATGCACTGGAGGCGGCGGTTTCCGCGCAGCCCGCGCTGGCGCAGGTGTTGTTTGACAATACACGGGAGTGGCGCAAGCTGCTCACCTTCAAGCTCCTTCCCCAGCTCGCGGGGAAGGATGTGCTGGTGGCCGCGGTGGCCGGCGGCACGAACACGGGCAAGTCCACGGTCTTCAATCTCCTGGTAGGTTCCGTCATGAGCCCGGTCCGCGCGACGGCGGCGGCCACCTGTCGCCCGCTGCTCGTGGGCAACCAGCTTCGCTTCGATCAGGGGCTCACGGGCAATCTGGTGCCGGGCCTGCAGGCGCGCCTTCAGTCGCGCGATACGGACCCGGTGGATCGCACCGCGCCGCCCGACGTGCTCTTCATGAAGCCCTCGAAGGATCTTCCCGACTTTCTGGTGCTCCTCGATGTGCCGGATGTGGACTCCATCGATCTGATCAACTGGGACGTGGCGGAAAATATCCAAGCCGTGTGCGATGTGCTGATCGCGGTGTTGACGGGCGAAAAATACCAGGACGACAAGGTCATCGAGTATTTCCGCAAGGCGTCGGGATCGGGGCGCATCATTCTGCCGCTGATGAACAAAAGCAGCGCAGATGAGAACTATGCGACGGCGCGCGCTCAAATTGAAGATTTCTGCGAGGTGGTGGGGATTACGCCCCCCGCGTTTTTTGCGGTGCCCCACGACTTTACGCTGATGGACTCCTGCACCCAGCCCATCGTGTCTCTGACGGGCACCGCGCCGTTGCGGGAGTACCTGGAGCAGCTCGACGTGGTGGAGACGAAGGACCGGGTCTACCGAAACACCCTGAGCCACTTTGCCTTGGAAACCGCAGTCTTTGTGGATCGTCTGGATTCCGTGGAAAAGGGCCTCGAAAAGATCGAGGCGCTCTTTGCGGGCCGGGCCGAGGCGATGGCGGCGACCTACGACCCCGAGCCCGATGCCCAGGTGGGCCGCCTGCTCCATGAGTTCATCAAGGCCCGCCGTGGACTGCTGAGTCGCACGGTGGGCAATGTGGGCACGGCGATCTTTGAGCGCGTGGCGCCCGTGGGCCGCGCGGTGGGCCGGATGGTGCAGCGGCGCCTGACCCTGGCCAGTGTGGCGAGTCCGCCCACGCCGGCGGAAGTGCGGGCGCACCACGCGCGCGAGCTGGAGTTCCGCACGCGGGATTTCATTCGGGAATGCGCGGAGCTTGCCCAGAGCCTGGATTCACCGGCCCGGGAGATGCTTGCCGGCGTGTTCGAGCGGATGGATGTGGCGGCGGCGGTGAAGGCGGTGGAAGAAGCAACATTGAAGGAAGATAACATTTCGGAGGCCTTCCGCCAGCATGCGGAGAAAACCCTGGCGTCGTGGTGGGACGATCACACCGTGCGCCGGACGCTGCTGGTGGAGCTGGATGCCCTGTTGATGTTTGCCCCCACGGTGGTGGCGGTTCCCCTGGCCTTTTACACCGGTGGGGTGGGCGTGCCGGAGGTGGTGGCGGCGGTGAGCCCGCTGGCGGGCGATTTCTTTTCCCGGATCATGGAGCATCAGTTCGCCGACAAGTGGTTTGATCTGATCGCGCCGTGGCACGTGGAGCAGCAGGCGCGCTTCAAGACTGCGCTGGCCGAACATGTACTGGGCGCGGGCCTGGCCCCCCTGGCGGCCGGGCGCGCGGCACTGGCCAGCCCCGAGGCGGAGCGCATCCGGAGGATTCACGAGCAGTGTCTGAAAGCATCCTGA
- the larB gene encoding nickel pincer cofactor biosynthesis protein LarB produces MDHETLQNLLRDVASGKATPDAAAALLRDLPFEDLGFAKIDHHRELRKGYPETIFCQNKTPEQVVAIAAHMREKSGTVLGTRCSRETLEAVKSAQPDAVINELARTFTITTKAPPQATGTIAIVCAGTSDLPVAEEARVTCELLGNPVDSISDIGVAGIHRLLHQRERLNRANVIICCAGMEGALPSVLGGLVQCPVIAVPTSVGYGASFGGLAALLGMLNSCATGVTVVNIDNGFGAAVAASTINRMAERGR; encoded by the coding sequence ATGGACCACGAAACGCTCCAAAACCTCCTGCGCGACGTGGCGTCGGGCAAGGCCACGCCCGACGCGGCGGCCGCGCTTCTGCGCGATCTCCCTTTTGAGGATCTCGGCTTCGCGAAGATCGATCACCACCGGGAACTCCGCAAAGGCTATCCCGAAACCATCTTCTGCCAGAACAAGACCCCCGAGCAGGTCGTGGCCATTGCGGCCCACATGCGCGAAAAGAGCGGCACGGTCCTGGGCACCCGCTGCTCCCGCGAAACACTCGAAGCCGTGAAATCGGCCCAGCCCGACGCCGTTATCAACGAGCTCGCCCGCACCTTCACCATCACCACGAAAGCGCCCCCGCAAGCCACGGGCACCATCGCCATTGTCTGCGCGGGCACCAGCGATCTCCCCGTCGCCGAAGAGGCGCGCGTCACCTGCGAACTCCTAGGCAACCCGGTCGATTCCATCTCCGACATTGGCGTCGCCGGCATCCACCGCCTTCTCCACCAGCGCGAGCGCCTCAACCGCGCCAACGTCATCATCTGCTGCGCCGGCATGGAAGGCGCCCTGCCGTCCGTCCTCGGCGGCCTCGTGCAGTGTCCCGTCATCGCCGTGCCCACCTCCGTGGGTTACGGCGCAAGCTTCGGCGGACTCGCCGCACTTCTGGGCATGCTCAACTCCTGCGCCACCGGCGTCACCGTCGTCAATATCGACAACGGCTTTGGCGCCGCCGTCGCCGCCTCCACCATCAACCGCATGGCGGAGCGTGGAAGATGA
- a CDS encoding GNAT family N-acetyltransferase codes for MIQSGISSEDFDVIRPYEKHDLEDLLDTWYAGSQIAHPFLSEEFFDIERHNIPQIYLPMADTFVYVHDDRVVGFIALIKNEVGAIFVHPEYHGQGFGRALMDHARMLRGDLEVEVFKENRIGRDFYRRYGFTFHDEHVHEETGETLLRLVYSENSANTPRP; via the coding sequence ATGATCCAGTCCGGCATCAGCAGTGAGGATTTCGATGTGATACGGCCGTATGAAAAGCATGATCTGGAAGACCTGCTCGACACGTGGTATGCGGGTTCCCAGATAGCCCACCCCTTCCTTTCCGAAGAATTCTTCGATATCGAGCGGCACAATATCCCCCAGATCTACCTCCCCATGGCCGACACCTTCGTCTATGTGCACGATGACCGCGTGGTCGGATTTATCGCCCTCATCAAGAATGAAGTCGGCGCCATCTTCGTCCATCCCGAGTATCACGGCCAGGGCTTCGGACGCGCGCTGATGGACCACGCCCGGATGCTCCGGGGCGATCTGGAAGTGGAAGTCTTCAAGGAAAACCGCATCGGCCGCGACTTCTACCGCCGCTACGGCTTCACCTTTCACGACGAGCATGTCCACGAAGAAACCGGCGAAACCCTCCTGCGCCTGGTCTACAGCGAGAACAGCGCAAACACGCCCCGACCCTGA
- the ispE gene encoding 4-(cytidine 5'-diphospho)-2-C-methyl-D-erythritol kinase yields the protein MKPVTYRSYGKINLYLDVLDRRPDGFTNIETIFQTIDLWDELRVDAGGDGIEFTCSDVSLCAPEENLVYRAAKLIRERAGVTDGVKIHLEKRLPVAAGLAGGSGNAAAALIALNDLWSLGFSGEALAEMALALGSDVPYCLRGGTVAATGRGEVMEVLPAVAPQWLVLVHPPLAITAGHAYGHPKLTRNLEPAREGKTDAFREALARLASGDVAGMIFNRMESGVFHDHPELASIKERLRNYGCDASAMSGSGPTVFGLCADEVSARRVGERFDDYRVSVIRTAPHGVERQE from the coding sequence GTGAAACCGGTGACCTACCGATCCTATGGAAAAATAAACCTGTACCTCGATGTGCTGGACCGTCGGCCCGATGGCTTCACGAATATTGAGACGATCTTTCAGACGATTGATCTGTGGGATGAATTGCGGGTTGATGCGGGCGGCGATGGTATTGAATTTACCTGCAGCGACGTTAGCCTGTGTGCGCCGGAGGAGAATCTGGTGTATCGCGCGGCGAAGTTGATTCGCGAACGCGCCGGCGTGACGGACGGCGTGAAGATCCATTTGGAAAAACGGCTTCCGGTGGCGGCGGGCTTGGCGGGCGGCTCGGGCAATGCGGCGGCGGCGTTAATTGCGTTAAATGATCTGTGGTCGCTCGGGTTCTCCGGCGAGGCCCTGGCGGAAATGGCGTTGGCGCTGGGATCGGATGTTCCCTATTGTCTCCGGGGGGGAACGGTGGCGGCGACGGGCCGAGGGGAAGTGATGGAGGTGTTGCCCGCGGTAGCGCCGCAGTGGCTGGTGCTGGTCCATCCGCCCCTGGCAATTACAGCGGGCCACGCCTATGGCCATCCGAAACTCACCCGGAATCTGGAGCCCGCTCGTGAAGGCAAGACGGATGCATTTCGTGAAGCCCTGGCGCGGTTGGCATCGGGGGATGTGGCCGGTATGATCTTCAATCGCATGGAGTCGGGCGTTTTCCACGACCACCCGGAGCTGGCTTCGATCAAGGAACGCCTGCGGAACTACGGCTGCGATGCCAGCGCCATGAGCGGCAGCGGGCCGACGGTGTTTGGGTTGTGTGCCGATGAAGTCAGCGCCCGCCGTGTCGGCGAACGGTTCGATGATTACAGGGTCTCGGTGATCCGGACCGCCCCACATGGCGTGGAGCGCCAGGAATGA
- the larC gene encoding nickel pincer cofactor biosynthesis protein LarC produces MKTCYFDCFSGISGDMTVGALIDAGADFDAIKEGLHSLGVEGYTVSAEKVLKNGVHATQFRVHDHGAPDHHHHHAHDHDHIATPRFTPVQTHQHKHVLTPGHHHHHDHDHEHGHDHHHHHHDHGHGHDHGHSHDHGHSHSHSHTHDHGHGHHHHPHRNLADIEKLITGSSLPQAVKDAANATFLALGEAEASVHGTTIDKVHFHEVGAVDSIVDIVASQIGFHLLGIERFACSPLHVGSGTVKCDHGIMPVPAPATARLLQGIPTYGGAVDGELVTPTGAAIIRHRVTEFGPAPLMRTLAIGYGSGTKNLPDRANVLRITIGESGADSGRDTIQILEANLDDMSGELLAPLVAALMDGGALDAFLTPVIGKKGRPAHVITVLAAEDRAQALCELIFAHSTTLGVRTRTEQRFILNRAWKSVSTPWGPVRVKIGARGESALTTAPEYEDCLSVANAAQIPVRRVYEAALAAAIKGEFADV; encoded by the coding sequence ATGAAAACCTGTTACTTCGACTGCTTCAGCGGCATCAGCGGCGACATGACCGTGGGCGCCCTCATCGATGCGGGCGCTGATTTCGACGCCATCAAAGAGGGCCTACACTCCCTGGGCGTCGAAGGCTACACCGTCTCCGCCGAGAAAGTGCTCAAGAACGGCGTCCACGCCACCCAGTTCCGCGTGCACGATCACGGGGCGCCGGATCACCACCACCATCACGCGCACGATCATGATCATATCGCCACCCCGCGCTTCACGCCCGTCCAGACCCACCAGCACAAACACGTACTGACGCCGGGTCACCATCATCACCACGATCACGACCACGAGCATGGACACGATCACCACCATCATCATCACGACCATGGTCATGGTCATGACCATGGCCACTCTCATGATCACGGCCACAGCCATTCTCATTCGCACACCCATGATCACGGTCACGGTCACCATCACCACCCCCACCGCAATCTGGCCGACATCGAGAAGCTCATCACGGGCAGCAGCCTGCCCCAGGCCGTGAAGGACGCCGCCAACGCCACCTTCCTTGCCCTGGGCGAAGCGGAGGCCTCCGTCCACGGCACCACCATCGACAAGGTCCACTTCCACGAAGTCGGCGCAGTGGATTCCATCGTCGATATCGTCGCCTCCCAGATCGGCTTTCACCTCCTGGGCATCGAGCGCTTCGCCTGCTCGCCCCTCCACGTGGGCAGCGGCACCGTCAAGTGCGACCACGGCATCATGCCTGTACCCGCGCCCGCCACGGCCCGTCTGCTCCAGGGCATCCCCACCTACGGCGGCGCGGTCGACGGCGAACTGGTCACCCCCACCGGCGCGGCTATCATCCGCCACCGCGTCACCGAATTCGGCCCCGCGCCCCTCATGCGCACCCTGGCCATCGGCTACGGCAGCGGCACGAAGAACCTGCCCGACCGCGCCAACGTCCTCCGCATCACCATTGGCGAAAGCGGCGCGGATTCGGGCCGCGACACCATCCAGATACTCGAAGCGAACCTCGACGATATGTCCGGCGAACTCCTGGCGCCCCTCGTGGCCGCGCTGATGGACGGCGGCGCGCTCGATGCCTTCCTCACGCCCGTCATCGGCAAAAAAGGTCGCCCGGCCCACGTGATCACCGTCCTGGCGGCGGAAGACAGGGCCCAGGCCCTCTGCGAGCTGATCTTCGCCCACTCCACCACCCTCGGCGTGCGCACCCGCACCGAGCAGCGCTTCATCCTCAACCGCGCGTGGAAATCCGTTTCCACCCCCTGGGGTCCCGTACGTGTTAAGATAGGCGCGCGCGGGGAGAGCGCCCTCACCACCGCGCCCGAATACGAAGATTGCCTGAGCGTCGCCAACGCCGCCCAGATTCCCGTACGCAGAGTTTACGAGGCCGCGCTCGCGGCCGCCATCAAGGGAGAGTTCGCCGATGTCTGA
- a CDS encoding tetratricopeptide repeat protein has translation MDKTEAKRIFQEADALFDRGEFDASLHLLQRLNVEFPRQKHIMYSAALCLEQLGRAQECIGLCEQLIDRFQDERADVILGRLAGLDRVEEPVLTSSGTRRLNQEDQRLLAMLMDPDSVSIPPAQPGQNRTLLYTLGIVAFLALFLLFAGSFLYFTPGYGAAEAGRGGGFNIGQVLVLFFATFFSANLATMYALLHLMHRLRYEEPLDNIFDVIQYALYVSLLLFVPVIGWAWIPILIRKHYGFRLGELILFLVLQTVLAIGFSLIFGALLLTFGQGWDLARWRGLRR, from the coding sequence GTGGATAAGACAGAAGCCAAGAGAATATTTCAGGAAGCGGACGCCCTGTTTGATCGGGGCGAGTTCGACGCGTCACTCCACCTCCTTCAACGTCTCAACGTCGAATTCCCGCGGCAGAAGCACATCATGTATTCCGCCGCCCTCTGCCTGGAGCAGCTCGGGCGCGCCCAGGAGTGCATCGGGCTTTGCGAGCAACTCATCGACCGCTTTCAGGATGAGCGGGCCGACGTAATCCTCGGCCGACTTGCCGGCCTCGACCGCGTGGAGGAACCCGTTCTCACCAGCAGCGGGACCCGCCGCCTGAACCAGGAAGATCAGCGCCTCCTCGCCATGCTGATGGATCCAGACAGTGTATCCATCCCGCCCGCGCAACCCGGCCAGAATCGTACTTTGCTCTACACCCTCGGCATCGTCGCCTTCCTGGCCCTCTTCCTCCTCTTCGCCGGAAGCTTTCTCTATTTCACGCCGGGCTACGGGGCGGCCGAGGCCGGGCGCGGCGGCGGCTTCAACATCGGCCAAGTCCTGGTCCTCTTTTTCGCCACCTTCTTCTCCGCCAATCTGGCCACCATGTACGCCCTCCTCCACCTCATGCACCGACTGCGCTATGAGGAGCCTCTCGACAACATCTTCGATGTCATCCAGTACGCCCTCTATGTCAGCCTCCTCCTCTTCGTCCCGGTCATCGGCTGGGCCTGGATCCCCATCCTCATTCGAAAGCACTATGGCTTCCGCCTGGGTGAGCTGATCCTTTTCCTTGTGCTCCAGACCGTTCTGGCCATCGGCTTCTCCCTCATTTTCGGCGCGCTCCTCCTCACCTTTGGACAGGGCTGGGACCTCGCGCGCTGGCGGGGACTGCGCCGATAG
- a CDS encoding tetratricopeptide repeat protein has product MQRHTAQNKFGQADLLFQQSRFDEALSLLDELDQAFPNSPNIMYPRARCLVEIGETNEAMDLLDELVLQFQHPEAMQLKAELQDAMLTLTQAAPAEARHHDGPRPEEVRRYRSSSHAGSAPAMSKGNMMVVGITAALLLAFFITIILVAM; this is encoded by the coding sequence ATGCAACGTCATACCGCCCAAAACAAATTCGGCCAGGCCGACCTGCTCTTCCAGCAGAGTCGCTTCGATGAGGCCCTCTCCCTCCTCGACGAGCTCGATCAGGCCTTCCCCAATTCGCCCAATATCATGTATCCCCGCGCGCGCTGCCTCGTAGAGATCGGCGAAACCAACGAGGCCATGGATCTGCTGGACGAGCTGGTGCTCCAGTTCCAGCACCCGGAAGCGATGCAGCTCAAGGCCGAGTTGCAGGACGCCATGCTCACGCTGACCCAGGCGGCTCCGGCGGAAGCGCGCCACCACGACGGTCCCCGGCCCGAAGAGGTCAGACGCTACCGAAGCTCCAGCCACGCCGGCAGTGCGCCGGCCATGTCCAAGGGCAACATGATGGTCGTGGGTATCACCGCCGCCCTGCTGCTGGCCTTCTTCATCACGATCATTCTCGTGGCGATGTAG
- a CDS encoding helix-turn-helix transcriptional regulator gives MDDSQILKNRVRELRMARNLRQADLAHQVQVTRQTILAIEKDRLNPSIRLSLKIAQVLGSTVDHLFYLESPDRQGRAGGGGDLN, from the coding sequence ATGGATGATAGTCAGATATTGAAGAATCGCGTGCGGGAACTTCGCATGGCCAGAAATCTGCGCCAGGCCGATCTTGCCCATCAGGTTCAGGTCACCCGCCAGACCATCCTGGCGATCGAGAAAGACCGCCTGAACCCCTCCATTCGCCTCAGCCTCAAGATCGCCCAGGTTCTCGGCTCGACCGTGGACCACCTTTTCTACCTGGAAAGTCCGGATCGCCAGGGCCGGGCGGGCGGCGGCGGCGATCTCAATTAA